Proteins found in one Paenibacillus borealis genomic segment:
- a CDS encoding response regulator transcription factor, translating to MSLSNRTILIVDDEPRTRQGIKQTLEVWAAGRYAVETCDNGVEARERLRQERVHLLITDVRMPEVSGLDLIRSLQDSAWKPVIIVISGYAEFDYVQQAMRLGAVNYLLKPLDKSELLSVVEDALKREEEQQRHVKLEKLVDHKLMEIDPDQAGMGQPVKDAIAYVEQHLHEQLTMAEVAGLIHLNASYFSVLFKEQAGVSFSEYLARLRIQRAKELLLQTSLSIGEIGERVGYRTDKYFIKVFKSLEQLSPSRYRHKMKGGSQEIH from the coding sequence ATGAGCCTGAGCAATAGGACGATTCTGATCGTGGATGATGAACCGAGAACACGGCAGGGAATTAAGCAGACGCTGGAAGTATGGGCGGCAGGCCGGTATGCCGTAGAGACCTGTGACAACGGGGTTGAAGCGCGCGAGCGGCTACGGCAGGAGCGGGTCCATCTGCTGATTACGGATGTGCGCATGCCCGAAGTCAGCGGACTGGACCTGATCCGTTCACTGCAGGACTCGGCGTGGAAGCCCGTTATTATTGTCATATCCGGCTATGCCGAATTTGATTATGTGCAGCAGGCAATGCGGCTGGGGGCCGTCAACTACCTGCTTAAGCCGCTGGACAAGTCCGAGCTGTTGTCCGTGGTTGAGGATGCGCTGAAGCGGGAGGAAGAGCAGCAGCGCCACGTGAAGCTGGAGAAGCTGGTGGATCACAAGCTGATGGAGATTGACCCGGATCAGGCGGGTATGGGACAGCCGGTCAAAGATGCGATCGCCTATGTGGAGCAGCATCTGCATGAACAGCTGACGATGGCAGAGGTAGCGGGACTCATCCATCTGAATGCCAGCTATTTCAGCGTGTTGTTCAAGGAGCAGGCCGGGGTATCCTTCAGCGAATATTTGGCACGTCTGCGAATTCAGCGGGCTAAGGAATTACTGCTCCAGACCTCACTGTCTATAGGGGAGATCGGGGAGCGTGTGGGCTACCGGACGGATAAGTATTTCATTAAGGTGTTCAAGTCACTGGAACAGTTAAGCCCAAGCCGCTATAGGCATAAGATGAAGGGCGGATCGCAGGAAATCCATTAA
- a CDS encoding cache domain-containing sensor histidine kinase — translation MFQRFKELNTLRNQIFIGFVLVMLIILLVSGAFVYDRVSVLLKNNAERHIQQTAVQANGRLNALIGQIDSLMEQVANHPTVQQLLLEELNGNEVSFNQRQSLLQIISSYQAYMPSVGSLELYTADYRLLFPIKDGSLGTRINEPYISEANIQKGRLVWIGVDPHDSQSLLAIRQVSLMDRWFSRGGYLMARIQRSYFQLDDPISGSDGGESVLLVNDEGRLLGSSETPEADLLPLLESVDQTVSFHGKEYVQVKLRSDKTNWTLLVLTPVSYVTKGLSVLRTVLLLSGGLGALLFLIISFLLSTMITRPIIHLIRAMRKSRLGVLTPNSQKVSTMELRELNYTYNGMVANMNDLIRVVYEKEVLQSRTELKALQAQINPHFLFNTLEAFNWSLEEKGEEELAGLVVVMSRLFRYIIGTPNNKDEWVMLSEEVEQIRRYLKIMEMRMGERLSWDIVLDPREAAVPVPKLLIQPIVENAILHGVESRVGNGSVEVTITPSPRDGWTSVKVSDNGPGMDEDTLRALRNTLEGGPSISAKGNGVGLVNVQRRLKLYYGEEGVKTEGLIIESRLSEGTVITFEIPSNGGYTYEPEQ, via the coding sequence ATGTTCCAGAGATTCAAAGAACTCAACACGCTGCGCAATCAAATATTCATCGGCTTTGTGCTGGTTATGCTAATCATTCTTCTGGTTTCAGGGGCGTTTGTATATGACCGGGTATCGGTTCTACTCAAAAATAATGCAGAGCGGCATATCCAGCAGACGGCGGTCCAGGCGAACGGACGGCTGAATGCGCTGATCGGCCAGATTGACAGCCTGATGGAGCAGGTGGCTAATCATCCTACGGTGCAGCAGCTGCTGCTGGAGGAGCTGAACGGCAATGAAGTGTCATTCAACCAGCGGCAGTCGCTGCTGCAGATTATCTCCAGCTATCAGGCGTATATGCCGAGCGTAGGATCTCTTGAGCTGTACACCGCCGACTACAGGCTGCTCTTCCCGATTAAGGATGGCAGTCTGGGGACAAGGATCAACGAACCTTATATCAGTGAAGCAAATATTCAGAAAGGCCGTCTGGTCTGGATCGGCGTCGATCCGCATGACAGCCAGAGCCTGCTGGCGATCCGCCAGGTCAGCCTGATGGACCGCTGGTTCTCGCGGGGGGGTTATCTGATGGCGCGTATCCAGCGCAGCTACTTCCAGCTGGATGATCCGATCTCCGGCAGTGACGGAGGCGAGTCCGTACTGCTGGTGAATGATGAAGGCCGGCTTCTGGGCAGCAGTGAAACGCCGGAGGCCGACCTGCTGCCGCTGCTGGAGAGCGTGGATCAGACGGTAAGCTTCCACGGCAAGGAGTATGTGCAGGTTAAGCTACGCTCGGATAAGACCAACTGGACACTGCTTGTGCTGACCCCGGTCAGTTATGTCACCAAAGGCTTATCCGTGCTGCGGACGGTTCTGCTGCTGTCAGGGGGGCTTGGAGCGCTGCTCTTCCTGATCATATCCTTTCTGCTGTCGACGATGATCACAAGGCCGATTATTCATCTGATCCGGGCTATGCGTAAATCGCGCTTAGGCGTGCTGACACCCAACTCGCAGAAGGTATCCACGATGGAGCTGAGGGAGCTGAACTATACCTACAACGGCATGGTGGCCAATATGAATGATTTGATCCGGGTCGTCTACGAGAAGGAAGTATTACAGAGCCGGACCGAGCTCAAAGCCTTACAGGCGCAGATTAACCCTCATTTTCTGTTCAACACCCTGGAAGCCTTTAACTGGTCGCTCGAAGAGAAGGGGGAGGAGGAATTAGCCGGATTGGTCGTAGTAATGTCCAGGCTGTTCCGCTATATCATTGGCACTCCCAATAACAAAGACGAGTGGGTTATGCTTAGTGAAGAGGTTGAACAGATCAGGCGGTATTTGAAAATCATGGAGATGCGGATGGGCGAGCGCCTGTCCTGGGATATCGTGCTGGACCCGCGCGAGGCAGCTGTTCCGGTACCCAAGCTGCTGATTCAGCCGATCGTGGAGAATGCCATCCTTCATGGAGTAGAGAGCCGCGTCGGCAACGGCAGTGTGGAGGTTACGATCACTCCTTCACCCCGCGACGGGTGGACTTCGGTGAAGGTGTCGGACAATGGGCCTGGTATGGATGAGGATACGCTGCGGGCGCTGCGCAATACACTGGAGGGCGGCCCATCGATCTCCGCCAAGGGCAACGGGGTCGGCCTGGTGAATGTGCAGCGGCGGCTGAAGCTGTATTACGGGGAAGAAGGCGTCAAGACGGAGGGTCTGATTATTGAGAGCAGGTTATCCGAAGGGACCGTTATTACTTTTGAAATTCCAAGCAATGGAGGATATACCTATGAGCCTGAGCAATAG
- a CDS encoding cold-shock protein encodes MYFRKKALEDLPQEDTAIWSCTKEDCSGWMRDNFAFQYVPTCWQCNSPMTRSMKILPMLVNTNFDMKAIKKGITIR; translated from the coding sequence ATGTATTTTCGTAAAAAAGCGCTGGAGGATCTTCCGCAAGAAGACACAGCCATTTGGTCCTGCACCAAGGAAGATTGCTCCGGGTGGATGCGCGACAACTTCGCCTTCCAATATGTCCCTACCTGCTGGCAATGCAACTCGCCGATGACCAGAAGCATGAAGATACTGCCTATGCTTGTGAATACGAATTTTGACATGAAGGCGATCAAGAAGGGCATTACCATCCGGTAA
- a CDS encoding cold-shock protein, whose translation MQTGTVKWFNADKGFGFIEVEGGSDVFVHFSAITGDGFKSLDEGQRVEFNVTQGARGPQAENVVKL comes from the coding sequence ATGCAAACAGGTACAGTAAAATGGTTCAACGCAGACAAAGGTTTCGGTTTTATCGAGGTTGAAGGCGGAAGCGACGTATTCGTACACTTCTCCGCAATCACTGGCGACGGCTTCAAATCTTTGGACGAAGGCCAACGCGTTGAGTTCAACGTAACTCAAGGCGCTCGTGGACCACAAGCCGAAAACGTTGTAAAACTGTAG
- a CDS encoding MBL fold metallo-hydrolase has product MTLIVIDIAAILVILVAAAYLLMTLYPAFGRRAGKQEKALNSRSLNYSKGKFAYPQMTELFGERAGGGGVSILKDFIKGNPRSRPAEPLQPLPLLPASIGQSPGTRVTWFGHSAVLLEMDGVTLFLDPMLGNAPSPFPFIGGRRYSRQLPLEISLLPQIDAVVLSHDHYDHLDYGTIRKLKDKVGLFIVPLGVGAHLRRWGVSAEKIREHDWGDELAYAGLTFTSAPARHFSGRSLLDRNTTLWCSWVIQGKNTKVFYSGDSGYGPHFAEIGRKYGPFDLTLMECGQYDPRWADIHMLPEQTVEAHLDVRGGLLIPVHWGAFTLSMHDWTDPVERVAAAAAAKGVRLATPRIGETVVAGSAEYPALPWWR; this is encoded by the coding sequence ATGACTCTGATTGTTATTGATATTGCAGCTATACTGGTGATACTTGTTGCAGCGGCGTATCTGCTTATGACCCTCTATCCGGCGTTTGGGCGGAGGGCAGGGAAGCAGGAAAAGGCACTGAACAGCCGCTCGCTTAATTATAGCAAGGGCAAATTTGCTTATCCGCAGATGACTGAACTCTTCGGCGAGAGAGCCGGCGGAGGCGGCGTGTCCATTCTGAAGGATTTCATTAAGGGCAATCCGCGGTCCAGACCGGCAGAGCCCCTGCAGCCGCTGCCGCTGCTCCCTGCATCCATCGGGCAGAGCCCGGGGACCCGTGTCACCTGGTTCGGCCACTCTGCGGTATTGCTGGAGATGGACGGGGTTACACTGTTCCTGGACCCTATGCTGGGTAACGCCCCGTCTCCGTTTCCGTTCATCGGCGGCCGCCGCTACAGCAGGCAGCTGCCGCTGGAGATTTCCCTGCTTCCGCAGATTGATGCTGTTGTGCTCTCCCATGATCATTATGATCATCTGGACTACGGCACCATCCGCAAGCTGAAGGATAAGGTGGGCCTGTTCATTGTGCCGCTCGGTGTCGGTGCCCATCTGCGCCGCTGGGGGGTAAGCGCAGAGAAAATCCGGGAGCATGACTGGGGAGATGAGCTTGCGTATGCAGGCCTGACCTTCACCAGCGCCCCGGCCCGGCATTTCTCCGGCCGGAGTCTGCTGGACCGCAACACTACACTATGGTGCTCCTGGGTGATCCAAGGGAAGAATACGAAGGTATTCTACAGCGGGGACAGCGGTTACGGGCCGCATTTTGCCGAAATTGGACGCAAGTATGGTCCGTTCGATCTCACGCTGATGGAATGCGGCCAATACGATCCGCGCTGGGCCGATATCCATATGCTGCCGGAACAGACGGTTGAAGCACATCTGGATGTGCGGGGAGGTCTGCTCATTCCGGTTCATTGGGGAGCCTTCACCCTGTCGATGCATGACTGGACCGATCCGGTCGAGCGTGTCGCAGCTGCGGCAGCAGCTAAAGGGGTGCGGCTGGCTACACCGAGAATCGGAGAGACTGTAGTAGCCGGGTCCGCGGAGTATCCTGCTCTTCCCTGGTGGAGATGA
- a CDS encoding HAD family hydrolase: MYQTYIFDLYGTLIDIETDEEHPGVWKRLALHFSYHGLRTSGAELESRFLAERDRQLQAAAQKCRYPDFVMEEVFRAVARDLGGNPGQAWLHETVRWLRTLSMKHIALYDGVPEILRTLRSGGKKVYLLSNGQKTFIEAELTMLNILHFFHGVAISSEAGISKPDPLFYRYLADNYGADLSSAIMIGNDPRTDIAGAETIGIDSCYIHTASSPDNVPVKSTVQIWDGDIRKIPGWSLQK, encoded by the coding sequence ATGTACCAGACTTATATTTTCGATCTATATGGAACATTAATTGATATTGAGACCGATGAAGAGCATCCGGGGGTATGGAAGCGGCTGGCCCTTCATTTCAGTTATCACGGGCTGCGCACGTCAGGGGCGGAGCTGGAGTCCCGTTTCCTTGCGGAGCGTGACCGTCAGCTTCAAGCCGCTGCACAGAAATGCCGTTATCCCGATTTTGTCATGGAAGAGGTCTTCCGTGCCGTGGCCCGCGACTTAGGGGGGAATCCCGGGCAGGCCTGGCTGCATGAGACGGTCAGATGGCTGCGGACCTTATCCATGAAGCATATCGCGCTCTATGACGGAGTACCGGAGATTCTCCGGACCTTGCGGTCGGGCGGCAAGAAGGTCTATCTGCTCTCGAATGGCCAGAAGACCTTCATTGAAGCGGAATTAACCATGCTGAACATTCTGCATTTTTTCCATGGTGTCGCCATTTCCTCCGAAGCCGGGATAAGCAAGCCTGACCCGCTTTTTTACCGCTACTTAGCGGATAACTATGGTGCCGATCTAAGTTCGGCGATTATGATCGGCAACGATCCGCGTACGGATATTGCCGGAGCGGAAACAATCGGCATTGATTCGTGTTATATTCATACAGCCTCCTCTCCGGATAACGTTCCGGTGAAGAGCACGGTGCAGATCTGGGATGGGGATATCCGCAAAATTCCGGGCTGGAGCCTGCAGAAATGA
- a CDS encoding DUF3999 family protein translates to MRSQRKTGWRARTAVLLAGLGGMMLFTSAYPAQGMAASGWAEKAESGQWKVSRAIGIPEPAPYYELYLDEGVYALAAEDLRDLRITGSTGEPVPYYLESGEETVEARSTAYSSILIHRADKGADTLLDYRITPLAEHVDIQGNKLVFELPDESFLKHVEVWGGYDGNAWEPLAKGDLYATNGLSADSIELEGSYKFSFYRLVVKSNPEGLDFPGLTLVDSSREVKMAGFMRQKTPPYEISQAENRTEIVISNKDRLKITKLTLGSTGNFSRRYELYDSEGIRIPVAGSGELYRLDFKDTRISQTDIRLLNASSSSALRILIYNLDDAPISIAGLKAEYLVDRLVFAGGEQETGSYSLIYGNALALAPQYDIINFKDQIAGGKLVTATLGAENIIPEAAAEPPAQSGWFQSEWGFNLIIIAVSLLLILIVARKLGRTK, encoded by the coding sequence ATGCGCTCGCAGAGAAAGACCGGCTGGAGAGCTAGAACGGCAGTGCTGCTCGCGGGGCTGGGCGGAATGATGCTGTTCACCTCCGCCTATCCTGCACAGGGCATGGCAGCGTCCGGCTGGGCGGAGAAGGCTGAGAGCGGACAGTGGAAGGTCTCGCGGGCCATCGGGATTCCTGAGCCGGCCCCTTATTATGAGCTATATCTGGATGAAGGCGTATACGCCTTGGCAGCAGAGGATTTGCGCGATCTGCGTATTACCGGCAGCACCGGGGAGCCGGTTCCTTATTATCTGGAGAGTGGAGAGGAGACGGTGGAGGCGCGCAGCACAGCCTATTCATCGATTCTGATTCACCGGGCGGACAAAGGGGCGGACACCCTGCTGGATTACCGGATTACACCGCTTGCCGAGCATGTGGATATTCAGGGAAACAAGCTGGTGTTTGAGCTTCCGGACGAGTCTTTCCTGAAGCATGTGGAGGTGTGGGGAGGTTATGACGGGAATGCCTGGGAGCCGCTGGCCAAAGGGGATTTATACGCTACGAATGGGTTAAGTGCGGACAGCATTGAGCTGGAGGGCAGCTACAAGTTCAGCTTTTACCGGCTCGTGGTAAAGAGCAATCCGGAGGGGCTGGATTTCCCCGGCCTGACCCTGGTGGACAGCAGCCGAGAGGTAAAGATGGCCGGATTCATGCGGCAGAAGACACCTCCGTATGAGATCAGCCAGGCGGAAAACCGGACCGAGATCGTCATCAGCAATAAGGACCGGCTGAAAATTACCAAGCTGACGCTCGGCAGCACCGGGAATTTCTCACGGCGGTATGAGCTCTATGACAGTGAAGGTATAAGGATACCAGTGGCAGGCAGCGGGGAACTGTACCGGCTCGATTTCAAGGATACCCGGATTTCGCAGACGGACATCCGGCTGCTTAACGCATCCTCTTCCTCCGCCCTGCGGATTCTGATTTATAATCTGGATGATGCCCCGATCTCCATTGCCGGCCTGAAGGCCGAATATCTGGTGGACCGGCTTGTCTTTGCGGGAGGAGAGCAGGAGACCGGGTCTTATTCGCTGATCTACGGCAATGCCCTGGCACTCGCTCCGCAGTATGATATTATTAACTTCAAAGACCAGATTGCAGGGGGCAAGCTGGTCACAGCCACGCTGGGTGCCGAGAATATTATACCCGAAGCAGCAGCAGAGCCTCCGGCACAAAGCGGATGGTTCCAGAGTGAGTGGGGATTCAACCTTATTATTATCGCGGTCTCCCTGCTGCTTATTCTCATAGTGGCCCGTAAGCTGGGCCGGACGAAATAG
- a CDS encoding DUF2339 domain-containing protein, translating into MEDFRDRLRAVQQQQDGLLKEYQALIEEYESSDLVHENEALKKENEENKLILRELKIQASILRQDNSELRTALTEQILDEKLGILRVSRQKLQTYFASQNNAYLDRLTSFELETRQRIEVTFRRAKAGLGQDQAQIAAMLGAVQGKLNESILLRRKWQREAEQSLTGTLDSHMDAFAAEGVSEETLLRRRKQNRIEMKIGLNWINRLGILLLILAVGAGFRYSYSTWFNDYMKGSAFFLLGAIMLGGGEWLFRKGRGAFALGLIGGGVSVLYGSVFYSYFLLEIIGLWAGIGLSVLVTLSAVLLSLRYESRTICSMGLVGGYLPLFSYIGAFGLEGSAVYVAMGYLFVLNLLILLISLRKRWVIVSYISFLFNIPSMLLLINLSDSSAAGMLCAVLTFAMYLGITLWYPFKYKTKLAWLDFCLLGCNTAISCATLYILFLDAGLGEFKGALALFFCLMYLGLGVLLEKRMPQERESRLLFYATSLTFAVLMIPFQLGTAWWSIGWLVEGVVLTVYGHLYRFKEVERSGWGILLLCLGTFFGIDGLLRVSELNPVVRYSNPYFELKYTFITAGMATVALFYAVRHSREENLLRSSPAEVQAIVWFKYAAILNFYVYLVYEALRLFDRAVPEDMGHSAFYKLLLAALLTAGLAYVLPKVKVLYDTAVGYMVTLMYGITYAICIGITLGIPSLQGGWSGSSGADLLVLGLLILFNLFVWFSGGRLLRTTLLRDYKNIELVPVAMGIYLLVMITAFLGVQIRLHDGGLAFSLVYLLLSVLFIMYGFRKRYLYIRRLGLGLSLLATGKLLLYDLTLLNTGSKIVAYFSFGLCLLGISYLYQRISARMEEAYALAEKDRLES; encoded by the coding sequence ATGGAGGATTTCAGAGATCGGCTGAGGGCTGTACAACAGCAGCAGGACGGGCTTTTGAAAGAATACCAGGCTTTGATTGAGGAGTATGAGAGCAGTGATTTGGTTCATGAGAACGAGGCGCTGAAGAAGGAGAATGAAGAGAATAAGCTCATTCTCAGGGAGCTCAAGATTCAGGCTTCTATACTGCGGCAGGATAACTCGGAGCTGCGGACCGCACTGACGGAGCAGATTCTGGACGAGAAGCTAGGCATTCTGCGGGTATCGCGGCAGAAGCTGCAGACTTACTTTGCCTCGCAGAACAATGCCTACCTTGACAGGCTGACCTCCTTCGAGCTGGAGACCAGGCAGCGTATCGAGGTTACGTTCAGACGAGCCAAAGCCGGGCTCGGGCAAGACCAGGCGCAGATTGCCGCCATGCTGGGAGCAGTGCAAGGGAAGCTGAACGAGAGCATTCTGCTGCGCAGAAAGTGGCAGCGGGAGGCGGAGCAGTCACTGACTGGAACGCTTGACAGCCATATGGATGCCTTTGCCGCGGAGGGAGTCAGTGAGGAGACGCTGCTGCGCCGCCGTAAGCAGAACCGGATTGAAATGAAGATCGGGCTGAACTGGATCAACCGTCTGGGAATTCTGCTGCTGATTCTGGCGGTGGGTGCCGGGTTCAGATACAGTTACTCCACCTGGTTCAACGATTATATGAAGGGCAGTGCCTTCTTTCTGCTGGGCGCCATCATGCTGGGGGGCGGCGAGTGGCTGTTCCGCAAAGGCAGAGGGGCTTTTGCATTGGGTCTGATTGGAGGCGGAGTGTCCGTACTCTACGGCTCGGTCTTTTACAGCTACTTCTTATTGGAGATTATCGGTTTATGGGCCGGGATCGGTCTATCGGTACTGGTCACTCTATCCGCTGTGCTGCTGTCGCTGCGTTATGAGTCACGGACGATCTGTTCCATGGGACTTGTCGGCGGTTATCTGCCGCTGTTCTCTTATATAGGGGCGTTCGGGCTGGAAGGCAGCGCAGTATACGTGGCGATGGGGTATCTGTTCGTGCTGAACCTGCTCATTCTGCTGATCTCCCTGCGCAAGCGCTGGGTGATTGTCAGTTACATCAGCTTCCTGTTCAATATACCCTCCATGCTGCTGCTGATTAATCTCTCAGACAGCAGTGCAGCAGGTATGCTCTGCGCTGTGCTGACCTTCGCCATGTACCTGGGCATCACGCTCTGGTATCCGTTCAAATACAAGACGAAGCTTGCCTGGCTGGATTTCTGCCTGCTCGGCTGCAACACGGCCATCAGCTGTGCAACATTGTATATTCTTTTTCTGGATGCAGGTCTGGGCGAATTCAAGGGTGCGCTTGCCTTGTTCTTCTGTCTGATGTACCTGGGACTTGGCGTTCTGCTGGAGAAGCGGATGCCGCAGGAACGGGAGAGCAGACTGCTCTTCTACGCCACCTCTCTGACCTTTGCCGTACTGATGATCCCGTTCCAGTTAGGGACTGCCTGGTGGTCCATCGGCTGGCTGGTGGAAGGGGTGGTATTGACGGTCTACGGCCATCTGTACCGTTTCAAGGAGGTAGAACGCTCGGGCTGGGGGATTCTCCTGCTCTGCCTGGGGACGTTCTTCGGCATCGACGGGCTGCTGCGCGTGTCCGAGCTTAATCCTGTGGTCCGCTACAGCAATCCGTATTTTGAGCTGAAATACACCTTTATTACTGCGGGGATGGCTACTGTAGCCTTGTTCTATGCGGTCCGCCACTCCCGGGAGGAGAACCTGCTCCGCAGCTCACCTGCCGAGGTGCAGGCTATAGTCTGGTTCAAATATGCTGCGATCCTGAATTTCTATGTATATCTTGTGTATGAAGCCTTGCGTCTGTTCGACCGGGCAGTTCCGGAAGATATGGGACACAGTGCGTTCTACAAGCTGCTGCTGGCAGCCTTGCTCACGGCCGGCCTTGCCTACGTGCTTCCGAAGGTTAAGGTGCTCTATGATACGGCGGTCGGCTATATGGTCACGCTGATGTACGGGATCACTTATGCTATCTGCATCGGCATCACGCTCGGCATACCCAGCCTGCAAGGCGGATGGTCCGGAAGCTCCGGGGCAGATCTTCTGGTGCTGGGCCTGCTTATCCTCTTCAATCTGTTCGTGTGGTTCAGCGGCGGAAGACTGCTGCGGACAACGCTCCTGCGCGATTACAAGAACATAGAGCTGGTTCCGGTGGCTATGGGCATCTATCTGCTGGTGATGATTACTGCTTTCCTTGGGGTGCAGATCCGGCTGCATGATGGCGGACTGGCTTTCAGTCTGGTCTACCTGCTGCTCTCGGTGCTGTTCATTATGTACGGCTTCCGCAAGCGGTATCTGTACATCCGCCGTCTCGGACTGGGGCTGTCGCTGCTGGCAACCGGCAAGCTGCTGCTCTATGATCTGACCCTGCTGAACACCGGCAGCAAGATCGTTGCTTATTTCAGCTTCGGACTCTGCCTGCTGGGGATTTCATATCTCTATCAGCGGATATCGGCCAGAATGGAGGAAGCTTATGCGCTCGCAGAGAAAGACCGGCTGGAGAGCTAG
- a CDS encoding copper amine oxidase N-terminal domain-containing protein — MKTSLRTSAALLTLSLALTTGVVSAAPAATNSNQTKAAQSKAGTSLSTYSIAINGAAITDTGFQPSGTKEPLIPLRTVAESLGFKITWNTATKAVDLNKGNIFTTVKSGQDRYVINKMYTSLGTAPLTKADKLYVPASFVSEVLHQTVSVEGKNIVITSAAEHVLETGVITAIRNSGNTSSIQIKGTGTAGIVLNVSGDTVYEKADGTKLALADLQIGMTVEAEHAMFATLSLPPQTPAYRITVQDTKVQADVLGTEGSLEEIIKAEDSSLSLRIKGNALSDLSQSEIVLRLTDDTLLVNESGEAVEQSALVQGNTVIGFYSPVMTRSLPPIGTALKVVVETVQP; from the coding sequence ATGAAAACTTCTCTAAGAACAAGCGCAGCACTATTGACGCTGTCGCTGGCCCTCACTACCGGAGTGGTCTCCGCTGCCCCTGCAGCAACAAACTCAAATCAGACCAAGGCTGCCCAGAGCAAAGCCGGCACCTCACTAAGCACGTATTCCATTGCCATTAACGGCGCAGCCATCACAGACACCGGCTTTCAGCCTTCCGGCACCAAAGAACCGCTGATTCCGCTGCGCACCGTCGCTGAGTCACTGGGCTTCAAGATTACCTGGAACACGGCAACCAAAGCTGTAGATTTGAATAAAGGAAATATATTTACAACCGTGAAGAGCGGGCAAGACCGATATGTGATCAATAAAATGTATACCTCACTTGGAACGGCACCGCTGACTAAGGCAGACAAGCTGTATGTTCCCGCATCCTTTGTAAGTGAGGTGCTGCATCAGACAGTTAGTGTGGAGGGGAAGAATATCGTGATCACTTCAGCCGCAGAGCATGTCCTTGAGACAGGTGTCATCACCGCCATCCGGAACTCCGGCAACACTTCCTCCATTCAGATCAAGGGTACCGGAACAGCCGGGATCGTACTGAATGTCAGCGGAGATACGGTATATGAGAAGGCCGACGGCACCAAGCTGGCTTTGGCCGATCTTCAGATCGGTATGACGGTAGAGGCCGAGCATGCAATGTTCGCCACCCTCAGCCTGCCGCCGCAAACCCCGGCTTACCGGATAACCGTCCAGGATACCAAGGTTCAGGCTGATGTGCTGGGTACGGAAGGCTCTCTTGAAGAGATTATCAAGGCCGAAGACAGCTCACTCAGCCTGCGCATCAAAGGCAATGCCCTCAGCGACCTGTCGCAAAGCGAGATCGTGCTTCGCCTGACGGACGATACGCTGCTGGTGAATGAGAGCGGAGAGGCTGTTGAGCAGTCTGCTCTGGTTCAAGGTAATACCGTTATCGGCTTCTACTCCCCTGTAATGACCCGGAGTCTGCCACCGATCGGAACCGCGCTCAAAGTCGTCGTGGAGACCGTACAGCCCTAA